In the Candidatus Brocadiia bacterium genome, one interval contains:
- a CDS encoding ChaN family lipoprotein: protein MKKIVYLLGWFLICVTLVTFISAETPVTPKVAEAPKVIEIKDIKNIPPAELIGKIYDLRNKKFVSFDEMMDDAAKANVVYVGETHDSVPHHQMQEKVLKAVYERNSKTRKISIGMEMFQRPYQSFLDDYIAKKIDEKEMLRKTDYYSRWSFEWMMYQPMVTFSYEKGLKVVALNAPAEISKKVARSGLKVLTPEERKSLPEKIDINDKEHRFYIYERFRPHIQMGMFTEENFQSFYESQCVWEDTMADSVASFFRGLDKDAASGQMVVFVGGGHIMFRFGIPERAKWRTQFDYRTILGVEISENKEPMNKSEDGNSGVLEILEEHKNSPADYLFFTKVLKIDQIRPMLGVILDQPLADKKGMPVKDIAPNSAASKAGIQKDDIIIFVDNQPIADMLDLKFAMLNKKENDKVEVTVVRGKDTKKLALTLELVKRD, encoded by the coding sequence ATGAAAAAAATAGTTTATCTGTTGGGATGGTTCCTGATTTGTGTTACTCTGGTGACTTTTATCTCAGCCGAAACGCCGGTTACTCCCAAGGTGGCTGAAGCACCCAAAGTCATAGAGATTAAGGACATTAAAAATATACCCCCGGCTGAACTGATTGGCAAGATTTATGACTTACGCAATAAGAAGTTTGTATCATTCGACGAGATGATGGACGACGCGGCTAAGGCCAATGTCGTTTACGTGGGCGAAACGCATGACAGTGTGCCTCATCACCAGATGCAGGAAAAGGTTCTCAAGGCCGTCTATGAGCGCAATTCCAAAACCAGGAAAATTTCCATCGGCATGGAAATGTTCCAGCGCCCGTACCAGTCATTTCTGGACGATTACATCGCCAAGAAGATAGACGAGAAAGAAATGCTTCGCAAAACTGATTATTACAGCCGCTGGAGTTTCGAGTGGATGATGTACCAGCCTATGGTCACGTTCTCGTATGAAAAAGGTTTAAAAGTCGTAGCCCTTAACGCTCCGGCCGAGATTAGCAAGAAAGTCGCCCGTAGCGGACTCAAGGTGCTTACCCCGGAAGAGCGTAAATCTCTGCCCGAAAAGATAGACATCAACGATAAGGAACATCGTTTTTACATCTATGAGCGATTCCGCCCGCATATCCAGATGGGTATGTTTACCGAGGAGAATTTCCAGAGTTTTTACGAATCGCAGTGCGTTTGGGAAGATACCATGGCTGATTCGGTGGCCAGCTTCTTCCGCGGGTTGGACAAAGACGCGGCTTCGGGCCAGATGGTCGTCTTCGTGGGCGGCGGCCATATTATGTTCCGTTTCGGTATTCCGGAGCGGGCCAAATGGCGTACCCAGTTCGATTACCGGACTATTCTGGGCGTTGAAATATCCGAAAACAAGGAACCTATGAATAAATCAGAGGACGGTAACAGCGGAGTATTGGAAATATTGGAAGAACACAAAAATAGCCCGGCTGATTACTTGTTCTTTACCAAGGTGTTAAAGATTGACCAGATTCGCCCGATGCTTGGAGTAATTTTGGATCAGCCTCTGGCTGATAAGAAGGGAATGCCTGTTAAGGACATTGCTCCAAACAGCGCCGCATCAAAAGCCGGGATTCAGAAGGATGATATTATTATTTTTGTTGACAATCAGCCGATAGCCGATATGTTAGACCTTAAATTCGCCATGCTTAACAAAAAGGAGAATGACAAGGTCGAAGTCACGGTTGTTCGGGGTAAAGATACCAAAAAGCTTGCCTTGACGCTGGAACTGGTAAAGCGCGATTAG
- a CDS encoding AMP-binding protein, translating into MSALWLNLAETLRVNAAKYADRMALKDKSRLLTFSQLNTRIDKLSNAMLGLGLKKGDKVSCLLENCLEIIELYLACARTGIVINPINFRLSPADVAYIAADADSKAFFVHDEFIPLIEQIKPQLPQIKHYIEIKSHIPHSKSQISNLSDYESWLNSAPDKDPGIRVDPKDTWVLLYTSGTTGKPKGVLRSHESYIAFYLINAGDFSFRPDDICLNVMPLCHVNTTYFSFTFTYIGGGIYVHPARNFNPEEILGIVAREKATFISLIPTHYNLILGLPADVRAKYDVSSINKLLCSSAPARGEIKKRVMEYFTNARLYEGYGSTEAGIVTILRPEEQLSKAGSIGKESIGTDRIKILDSAGKELPAGQVGELYSRGPMLFDGYYKLPDKTKSVFKGQWFSAGDMAKKDADGYYYLVDRKDNMIITGGEHVYPSEVEEALALNPKVFESAVIGVPDDKWGESVKAFIVLKEGQTSTEREIIDYCRDKMAAYKKPKSVVFIKSVDIPRTASGKTLYRELRGKYA; encoded by the coding sequence ATGTCAGCATTATGGCTTAACTTAGCCGAGACGCTCCGGGTCAACGCCGCCAAGTATGCGGACCGGATGGCGCTTAAGGACAAGTCCCGGCTGTTGACCTTCAGTCAGCTTAACACCCGTATTGATAAATTATCCAACGCCATGCTCGGGTTGGGGCTCAAGAAGGGCGACAAGGTCTCCTGCCTGCTGGAAAACTGCCTGGAAATCATCGAGCTCTATCTGGCCTGCGCCCGGACCGGTATCGTCATCAACCCCATAAACTTCCGGCTTAGCCCGGCCGACGTCGCCTACATCGCCGCCGACGCCGACAGCAAGGCCTTCTTCGTCCACGATGAATTCATTCCGCTGATTGAACAAATAAAGCCGCAGCTGCCGCAAATAAAACATTACATTGAGATAAAATCCCATATCCCGCATTCCAAATCTCAAATCTCTAATTTATCTGATTACGAATCCTGGCTGAACAGCGCGCCGGACAAGGACCCCGGCATTCGGGTCGACCCCAAAGACACCTGGGTTCTGCTCTATACCTCGGGCACCACCGGCAAGCCCAAGGGCGTGCTCCGGTCGCACGAATCATATATTGCATTCTACCTCATAAACGCCGGTGATTTCAGTTTCCGGCCGGACGATATCTGCCTCAACGTTATGCCGCTCTGCCACGTTAACACCACCTATTTCTCGTTCACCTTCACCTATATCGGCGGCGGTATCTACGTCCATCCGGCCCGGAACTTCAACCCCGAAGAAATCCTGGGTATCGTCGCCCGGGAAAAGGCCACCTTTATCTCGCTCATCCCCACCCATTACAACCTGATACTCGGCCTGCCGGCCGATGTCCGGGCTAAATACGACGTGTCCTCCATAAACAAGCTGTTGTGCTCCTCGGCGCCGGCCCGGGGCGAAATCAAGAAGCGGGTGATGGAATATTTCACCAACGCCCGGCTCTACGAAGGCTACGGCTCCACCGAGGCCGGTATTGTCACCATCCTCAGGCCTGAAGAACAGCTCAGCAAGGCCGGCTCTATCGGCAAGGAATCCATCGGCACCGACCGCATCAAGATACTCGACTCCGCCGGTAAGGAACTGCCGGCCGGGCAGGTGGGCGAGCTCTATTCCCGCGGCCCGATGCTCTTTGACGGCTACTACAAACTGCCCGACAAGACCAAGTCCGTTTTCAAAGGCCAATGGTTCAGCGCCGGCGATATGGCCAAAAAGGATGCCGACGGCTATTACTACCTGGTCGACCGCAAGGACAATATGATCATCACCGGTGGCGAGCACGTCTATCCCTCCGAGGTCGAAGAGGCGCTGGCCCTCAATCCCAAGGTTTTCGAATCCGCCGTCATCGGCGTGCCCGACGACAAATGGGGTGAATCGGTCAAGGCGTTTATAGTTCTCAAAGAAGGTCAGACCTCTACCGAGAGAGAGATAATCGATTACTGCCGCGACAAGATGGCGGCCTATAAAAAGCCCAAGAGCGTCGTTTTTATCAAGTCTGTTGATATTCCCCGGACGGCCAGCGGCAAAACGCTCTACCGTGAACTTCGAGGAAAATACGCGTAG
- a CDS encoding RsmE family RNA methyltransferase, with protein sequence MNHLKRFYFYGQPQADKIILDQVQSHHLKDVLRLKQGSDVEVFNSRGDSYLARVAVLEKDRVVLDIMETRHVQAAQLHITVASAMPKGSRMDWLVEKTAELGASELIPVITRRSIVRDADRKLRRWQNLAVAAAKQTGQNTLLHIHPPMDFTDVVGQIANYDLALIAVPSAPDGSLEEMMQKSGNTRRILYLIGPEGDFTPEEIEQAVKAGFKEARLPVTSILRVETAAIALLAMIFYAVKKA encoded by the coding sequence ATGAATCATTTAAAGAGATTCTATTTCTACGGCCAGCCCCAGGCTGATAAAATCATCCTGGACCAGGTGCAGTCTCACCACCTTAAAGATGTTCTTCGCCTTAAACAGGGCAGTGACGTCGAGGTTTTTAACAGCCGGGGTGATTCTTATCTGGCCCGGGTGGCTGTCTTGGAAAAGGACCGGGTGGTGCTTGATATTATGGAAACCCGGCACGTCCAGGCGGCGCAACTGCACATCACCGTGGCCTCGGCTATGCCCAAGGGCTCGCGCATGGATTGGCTGGTCGAAAAAACCGCTGAACTGGGCGCTTCCGAACTCATCCCGGTCATTACCCGTCGCAGCATTGTTCGCGACGCCGACCGCAAGCTCCGGCGTTGGCAGAACCTGGCCGTGGCCGCGGCCAAACAGACCGGCCAGAATACACTGCTCCATATCCACCCGCCCATGGATTTTACAGATGTGGTCGGCCAAATAGCTAATTACGATTTAGCCCTGATTGCCGTACCGTCCGCGCCGGACGGTTCGTTGGAAGAAATGATGCAAAAAAGTGGAAATACCCGGCGGATATTGTATCTTATCGGACCGGAAGGCGATTTTACGCCTGAAGAGATTGAACAGGCGGTTAAAGCCGGTTTTAAAGAAGCGCGATTGCCGGTAACATCTATCTTGCGGGTAGAAACCGCTGCCATAGCCTTGTTAGCCATGATTTTTTATGCAGTTAAAAAGGCCTAA
- a CDS encoding nucleotide sugar dehydrogenase has protein sequence MKPLAANLMNRIKTRKAKVGIIGMGYVGLPLARLFALRGFPVTGFDIDHKKVSALNAGKSYIKHITAESINDIRLKRGFKAVTDFGQLKNMDAIIICVPTPLTIMRDPDMSYIVNTTQTIRRTLRKGQLVVLESTTYPGTTDEVCLPILEQTGLKAAKDFFLAFSPEREDPGNAKYSTEKIPKVVGADDPDSRVLAQALYGAVVMKVVPVSSTRAAESTKLLENIYRCINIAMVNELKVLFDKMGIDVWEVINAASSKPFGFQPFYPGPGLGGHCIPIDPFYLSWKARQYETPTRFIELAGEVNLAMPYYVVNKTAEKFNNLGKSLKGSSILILGVAYKKDVDDMRESPALKLIELFMEKGARVQYNDPHIPALPELRHYKLPPFKSQKLTVPMLRKYDAVVIATDHTAYDYQLIVNNSRLVIDSRNATKNVTKNRSRIVKA, from the coding sequence ATGAAACCGTTAGCCGCCAACCTGATGAATCGGATAAAGACACGCAAAGCCAAAGTCGGCATTATCGGCATGGGCTATGTTGGCCTGCCGCTGGCCCGGCTCTTCGCACTGCGCGGATTCCCCGTGACCGGGTTTGATATCGATCATAAAAAGGTGTCCGCTCTGAACGCCGGCAAGTCTTACATCAAGCATATTACCGCTGAAAGCATCAACGATATCAGGCTCAAGCGCGGGTTCAAGGCCGTGACTGATTTCGGCCAGCTCAAGAATATGGACGCCATCATCATCTGCGTGCCCACGCCGTTGACCATTATGCGCGACCCGGATATGTCATACATCGTCAACACCACCCAGACCATCCGCCGGACCCTGCGCAAGGGACAGCTGGTCGTCCTGGAAAGCACCACCTATCCCGGCACCACCGACGAAGTCTGCCTGCCCATACTGGAGCAGACCGGGCTCAAGGCGGCTAAGGATTTCTTCCTGGCCTTTTCGCCTGAACGCGAAGACCCTGGCAACGCTAAATACTCTACCGAAAAGATACCCAAGGTGGTCGGCGCCGACGACCCGGACAGCCGCGTCCTGGCCCAGGCGCTCTACGGTGCGGTGGTTATGAAGGTCGTACCCGTCTCATCGACCCGGGCCGCTGAATCGACCAAACTGCTGGAAAATATCTACCGCTGCATCAATATAGCTATGGTCAACGAGCTCAAGGTGCTTTTTGACAAGATGGGCATCGACGTTTGGGAGGTCATCAACGCCGCCTCCAGCAAGCCATTCGGATTCCAGCCGTTCTATCCCGGCCCCGGCTTGGGCGGGCACTGCATCCCCATCGACCCGTTTTACCTGTCTTGGAAGGCGCGCCAGTACGAGACGCCCACCAGGTTCATCGAGCTGGCCGGTGAGGTCAATCTGGCTATGCCTTATTATGTCGTTAACAAGACCGCCGAGAAATTCAACAATCTGGGCAAATCGCTCAAGGGTTCCAGCATTCTCATCCTTGGCGTGGCCTACAAGAAAGACGTCGACGATATGCGCGAATCGCCGGCCCTGAAGCTGATAGAGCTCTTTATGGAAAAGGGCGCCCGGGTCCAGTATAACGACCCGCACATACCGGCTCTGCCCGAACTCAGGCACTACAAACTGCCGCCGTTCAAGTCCCAAAAGCTGACCGTGCCGATGCTCAGGAAATACGACGCTGTGGTCATCGCTACCGACCACACCGCCTACGACTATCAGTTGATAGTCAACAACAGCCGGCTGGTCATAGACAGCCGTAACGCCACCAAGAATGTTACCAAGAATAGAAGCAGGATAGTTAAGGCCTAG
- the dapB gene encoding 4-hydroxy-tetrahydrodipicolinate reductase yields MKIWSNSKIIMITLAVNGAAGRMGLSIIRLATDSKIFKLVLAVDRPGHPQSGKDVGLMVGLGKPLGVTLSAAIDKKADVAIDFSLPAGAMGCLDACRKHKIPLVIGTTGFDKTQLNKIKAASKVIPCLLSPNMSLGANLLFRLGAEAARTLGPDYDAEIIETHHRFKKDAPSGTAKRLAECVAKASNKNIPIHSLRIGDVVGDHTVVFSNLGERIELTHRVNNRDIFARGAIYAAKFLANAKPGLYSMSDILK; encoded by the coding sequence ATGAAGATATGGTCAAATTCCAAAATCATTATGATTACATTAGCAGTCAACGGTGCGGCCGGACGGATGGGTTTGTCTATAATCAGGCTGGCAACCGATTCCAAAATATTTAAACTGGTTCTGGCCGTTGACCGCCCGGGGCATCCTCAATCAGGTAAGGATGTAGGTCTGATGGTCGGCCTGGGCAAACCGCTCGGGGTCACGTTATCCGCGGCCATCGATAAAAAGGCTGATGTAGCTATCGATTTTTCACTCCCGGCCGGAGCTATGGGTTGTCTGGATGCCTGTCGCAAGCATAAAATACCGCTGGTTATCGGTACCACCGGTTTCGATAAGACACAGCTCAATAAGATCAAGGCCGCGTCAAAAGTGATTCCCTGCCTGTTGAGCCCGAACATGAGCCTGGGCGCCAATCTGCTTTTCAGGCTGGGTGCCGAGGCGGCCCGGACGCTTGGTCCGGACTATGACGCTGAGATAATTGAGACCCATCACCGGTTTAAGAAAGACGCCCCCAGCGGTACAGCCAAACGGTTGGCCGAATGTGTGGCCAAGGCGTCCAATAAGAATATTCCCATACACTCACTCCGGATAGGCGACGTGGTCGGCGACCATACCGTTGTTTTCAGCAACCTGGGGGAGCGCATCGAGCTGACTCATCGGGTCAACAACCGCGACATATTCGCTCGGGGCGCCATTTATGCCGCTAAATTCCTTGCTAATGCCAAACCCGGACTGTACAGTATGTCCGATATTCTGAAATAA
- a CDS encoding antitoxin, RHH family protein yields the protein MSAKNPRINVVLDRPIYQAIRKLAHDDGVSLSYKVRDLVSMSLEYFEDVVLTGVAEERERTFNRKKALTHRQVFPK from the coding sequence ATGTCAGCCAAGAACCCCAGAATAAATGTAGTCTTAGACCGTCCCATTTACCAGGCCATAAGAAAATTAGCCCATGACGACGGAGTCTCGCTTTCTTATAAAGTCCGGGACCTGGTCAGTATGAGCCTTGAATACTTCGAGGACGTAGTCTTGACCGGCGTTGCCGAAGAGCGCGAGCGGACATTTAACCGCAAGAAAGCCCTGACCCACCGGCAGGTATTTCCCAAATAA
- the radA gene encoding DNA repair protein RadA, translating to MQLKRPKTVYVCQKCGSSAPKWVGRCAECGEWGSLAEEIMAPQSQQKNKTSLGGERPKPISQVKLSDAPRLISNIKEFDRILGGGIVIGSVTLIGGDPGIGKSTLLLQVSHKLTKEGMKVLYVSAEESVLQTKLRAERLGVDSDNLLLASETNIDVIGSYIEEYKPDLVVVDSIQMVYRPEIPTAPGTLTQVRESAMAMVYLCKRLGVSLFLIGHVTKDGSLAGPRSLEHLVDSVLYFEGDRFQSFRMLRAVKNRFGSTNEIGIFEMQEDGLIEVTNPSDMFISQRDKDTAGTVIVPSMVGSRPLLLEIQALTSRSYYAAPSRRVSGVDFNRTTMILAVLERRLAIPLGSQDVFVNVVGGVKIDEPAADLGIALAIVSSYRNRPISDIVAVGEVGLAGEIRPVSHIDRRLQETVRLGFNKIIVPGNSAKRLKKEGDFDIRSYNYLNVLVRDLIGQPADKGQPAKEQS from the coding sequence ATGCAGTTAAAAAGGCCTAAGACCGTTTACGTCTGCCAGAAATGCGGCTCCTCCGCGCCCAAGTGGGTCGGCCGTTGCGCCGAGTGCGGCGAGTGGGGCAGTCTGGCCGAAGAAATAATGGCGCCGCAGTCCCAGCAGAAAAATAAAACCTCGCTGGGCGGAGAGAGACCCAAGCCTATTAGCCAAGTCAAATTATCCGATGCGCCGCGCCTGATCAGCAACATCAAGGAATTCGATCGCATCCTGGGCGGTGGTATCGTTATCGGTTCGGTCACGCTTATCGGCGGCGACCCGGGCATCGGCAAGTCAACCTTACTTCTGCAGGTCTCGCACAAACTTACAAAGGAAGGCATGAAGGTTCTCTATGTCAGCGCCGAGGAATCGGTTCTCCAGACCAAGCTCCGGGCCGAGCGGCTGGGCGTTGATTCGGATAACCTGCTCCTGGCTTCCGAGACCAATATCGATGTTATCGGCTCTTACATAGAGGAATACAAACCCGACCTGGTGGTAGTGGATTCCATCCAGATGGTCTACCGTCCGGAAATACCTACTGCGCCCGGCACCCTGACTCAGGTTCGCGAATCAGCCATGGCCATGGTCTATCTCTGTAAGCGGCTGGGCGTTTCGCTTTTCCTTATCGGACACGTCACCAAGGATGGCTCGTTGGCCGGGCCGCGCTCGCTCGAACACCTGGTTGACAGCGTCCTTTATTTCGAAGGCGACCGTTTCCAGTCTTTCCGCATGCTCCGGGCTGTCAAGAACCGTTTTGGCTCGACCAACGAAATCGGCATATTCGAGATGCAGGAAGACGGCTTGATTGAAGTCACCAACCCGTCCGATATGTTTATCTCACAGCGTGACAAAGACACGGCCGGCACGGTCATCGTGCCGTCCATGGTCGGCAGCCGCCCGCTGCTCTTGGAAATCCAGGCTCTTACCTCGCGTTCTTATTACGCTGCGCCGTCGCGCCGGGTCAGCGGCGTTGATTTCAATCGCACCACCATGATACTGGCCGTGCTCGAGCGCCGGCTGGCCATACCGCTCGGTTCGCAGGACGTCTTCGTCAACGTCGTTGGCGGTGTCAAGATAGATGAACCGGCCGCGGATTTGGGCATCGCCCTGGCCATCGTTTCCAGCTATCGTAACCGGCCCATTTCCGATATCGTCGCTGTCGGTGAGGTCGGACTAGCCGGCGAAATCCGGCCGGTCAGCCATATCGACCGCAGGTTGCAGGAAACCGTCCGGCTCGGCTTCAATAAGATTATCGTGCCCGGCAACAGCGCGAAAAGATTGAAAAAAGAAGGTGATTTTGATATTCGCAGTTATAATTATCTTAACGTTCTGGTGCGCGATTTAATCGGCCAACCAGCTGATAAGGGCCAACCGGCCAAGGAGCAGTCATGA
- a CDS encoding HU family DNA-binding protein produces the protein MIHKKDIARQVAVKHNMSESTVIKIIQTTLDTIIDTVIKKGRLELRNFGVFMIKQRKARKARNPKTGEKLMAPAKKVIVFKSGHHIKKKLAKI, from the coding sequence ATGATTCACAAAAAAGATATTGCCCGCCAGGTAGCGGTTAAGCATAACATGTCCGAAAGCACGGTTATCAAAATCATCCAGACCACTCTGGACACGATAATAGATACGGTCATCAAGAAAGGGCGTTTGGAATTGCGCAACTTCGGGGTGTTCATGATAAAACAGCGCAAGGCCCGCAAGGCTCGTAACCCTAAGACCGGTGAAAAGCTTATGGCACCGGCTAAAAAGGTTATTGTTTTTAAGTCCGGGCATCACATCAAGAAAAAGCTGGCTAAGATCTGA
- a CDS encoding acetyl-CoA carboxylase carboxyltransferase subunit alpha, whose protein sequence is MKIMENLNSLDFEVPIVALEKKIAELEKFSSLADVDLTDEISKLRQRADRLKLDIYKNLTPWRRVLLARHPQRPLATDFIDLIFKDFIELYGDRSFRDDKAIVCGLAKLDNFKVMVVGTRKGKNTMERMESNFGCPHPEGYRKSLLKMQLAEKFKLPIITLINTPGAYPGIGAEERGQALVIAKNLFEMSRMRTPIICIITGEGGSGGALALAVGDKLAIMENAYFSVISPEGCAALLWRDSSKAPDAAKALKFTAKDLLELGIVDEIIPEPLGGAHRDHKTTAENVKKVILRYLNELTQMPTEVLLQKRYEKFRAIGKFVELQEKTAAELKTK, encoded by the coding sequence ATGAAGATTATGGAAAATCTAAATAGCTTGGATTTCGAGGTGCCTATAGTGGCGCTGGAAAAGAAGATTGCCGAGCTGGAGAAGTTTTCGTCCTTGGCTGACGTGGACCTGACGGACGAGATAAGCAAGCTCAGGCAGCGGGCCGACCGCTTAAAGCTGGATATCTACAAAAACCTGACGCCTTGGCGGCGGGTGCTGCTAGCCCGGCATCCCCAGCGGCCACTGGCTACGGATTTCATAGATTTGATATTCAAGGATTTCATAGAACTCTACGGCGATCGCTCGTTCCGCGATGACAAAGCCATCGTCTGCGGGCTGGCCAAGCTGGATAACTTCAAAGTCATGGTAGTCGGCACCCGGAAAGGTAAAAATACCATGGAACGGATGGAATCCAATTTCGGCTGTCCGCATCCGGAAGGCTACCGCAAATCGCTGTTAAAGATGCAGTTGGCCGAGAAATTCAAGCTACCGATTATCACGCTGATAAACACGCCGGGCGCGTATCCGGGCATCGGCGCCGAGGAACGCGGACAGGCGCTGGTCATTGCCAAGAACCTTTTTGAGATGTCGCGGATGCGGACGCCGATAATCTGCATCATCACCGGTGAAGGCGGCAGCGGCGGCGCGCTGGCCCTGGCCGTGGGCGACAAACTGGCCATAATGGAAAATGCCTACTTCTCGGTCATATCACCAGAAGGCTGCGCGGCCCTGCTCTGGCGCGACAGCAGTAAAGCGCCGGACGCGGCTAAAGCCCTGAAATTCACAGCCAAAGACCTGCTGGAGCTGGGCATTGTGGACGAGATCATACCTGAACCGCTGGGCGGCGCGCACCGGGATCATAAAACAACCGCGGAAAACGTCAAAAAAGTAATTCTGCGCTACCTGAACGAACTGACCCAGATGCCGACCGAAGTGCTGCTTCAGAAGCGCTACGAGAAATTCAGAGCCATCGGCAAGTTTGTGGAGTTGCAGGAAAAAACCGCGGCGGAATTAAAAACCAAGTAA
- a CDS encoding type II toxin-antitoxin system RelE/ParE family toxin has translation MAYTILYHHKVKESDIPAIDKTARVRISTAIETRLTIEPEKYGHPLRKPLSGYWKLRVGDYRVVYKVNKNEVWVLAILHRSVVYKIVSQRI, from the coding sequence ATGGCCTATACAATTTTATACCACCATAAGGTTAAGGAAAGCGACATCCCGGCGATTGACAAGACCGCCCGTGTCAGGATATCAACCGCCATAGAAACGCGGCTGACCATTGAACCAGAAAAATACGGGCACCCCCTGCGCAAGCCCTTGAGTGGATACTGGAAACTGCGCGTCGGGGACTACCGGGTTGTTTATAAGGTAAACAAAAACGAGGTATGGGTTTTGGCTATTTTGCACCGCTCCGTAGTTTATAAAATAGTTTCACAAAGGATTTAG
- a CDS encoding glutaredoxin domain-containing protein has protein sequence MKTVKVYSTPTCPWCVKVKDFLSRRNILFEDIDVSKDPDNAKELLEVSGQYGVPVITMDDQIVIGFDPIRIEELLKE, from the coding sequence ATGAAAACGGTAAAGGTTTACAGCACGCCTACCTGTCCCTGGTGCGTAAAGGTCAAGGACTTCCTCAGCCGCCGCAATATTTTGTTCGAGGATATCGACGTTTCCAAGGACCCGGACAACGCCAAGGAATTGCTTGAGGTCTCAGGCCAGTACGGCGTGCCGGTCATTACCATGGATGACCAGATAGTCATCGGCTTTGACCCGATTCGGATAGAAGAACTGCTCAAGGAATGA